The Gossypium raimondii isolate GPD5lz chromosome 2, ASM2569854v1, whole genome shotgun sequence genome segment ATTTAGACTTGTTCTAAACGTGACTTGTTCTCAACATAATTATTATCAATGTAAGGGTTGTTTCAAATAAGAGTTTTATTGTGGTGATGTTTTTCTTGGTAAAACTTGTTTTGAACAATGGCTCATTCTAAAAAATACAATTGTTCTAAATACAACTTGTTCCAAATAATGATTATTCTAAACATAACTATTCCAaaaacgtcattattctaaaaattaattgttcCAAACATTAGTCGTTCTTaacaaaagttattttaaataacaactataTTGAATGGTAATTGTTTCAACTAAAGCCATGTTCTTAACATTGTTATTCTTAAACAACAATTATTCGAACAACTTTCCTAAACAAAAATTGTTGCTTCGAAAAGATATTAAGTGAAACAATGATGGTAATTATCTCGCTTGATAgtacaatttcttaaaatataatattatttatttcaaagaaCCGAAATAGAGTATCTCCCATCTTCATATGTGATTATACGTTCTATTTAATATTtgcaaacatatttaatttaatgttcaAGAATATGATTATTTAGTTTAAGTAATATAAACAcagaatttcaaattaaacatgaacaaacaaaaacataatttacaaGAAAGTACAGGGAGACGCACTaaacatgtgaaggatcaaaTACTACTCAAATAAGATGGGATTCCTCCCTTCATCAATTTCAATTACGAGGAGATGGTTTGGATCTGATCCATTTGGTCCTTCCGAGTACAGGGTTGGAAGGTAAGCTTTGTAAGCCGGCAAATAACGTGACACAAAATCTTCCACCTGTCAACATTCCCACACACTTCCATTCAGATATAAACAAACAGTATATACACACACTATATTGCTCCACACTCTTATACTCCTTTCTGAAGTGTGTTCCACGTGTATCATGGAGATATGCTTTCCCATGTACCATCAACAACacttgtgaaaataaaattgaacatatCCCTATTGTACACTCATCTTTTAGTTCGAGTAACATATGATAGATGCATTATTTGCTATGCCCTATATTACTCGGGATCAagtatgaattttgaataatgatatattttcttgtattttaGGGACCCCCCCAAATGTCAAATTATCATTTCGATccttaagtttttaaaattattagtttaatgGTAAAAATACACTCCCCAGATTAAAAaattcagtttagtccttttaaaatcctaaaataacaAGCATATACAAAGATAACATAGTCCTATGaccgttttaaaattttaaaattttaaaatgtaattttgcccCTCTCCTCCAcagatgaaaatattttaatttaatccctttaaaattctaaaataacaagcatatacaaagataaaattatattttgacccttctaaatttttataatttaattttgatcccaAAGATAAACTTCGGGCTTCGTCCCtgatatatttaaaagttataaaagatCCTTAGAGGATTATATTTCAATACCCATATCCCTCAAGCATGAATACTTCACCAAAAGTGAAGTCGAAAGAATGTAATATATCACATAACAAATATGTAAAGGCACCTCTTCATCAGACATTCCAGGTTTCCCAGCCTCCCTCATGGCAACCTCAGCCTGCCCAAAAGAGTtaacagaagaaaaagaaaatagtgaaagttaTCTATTATTGACGTAAagtaataacttttaaaataagagTCCAAACCTGCAGACGCCACCGGTAGACACAACTTGGGTCCTGAATTTTGATAACAATCCATGCCTTAATGAACTTGTCCCATGCATCATAATATGCTTCAAGATTTTTATTTACTGTTTCCAGCTGCAAAAGTAAACATCAGCATCATCTATAACATAAATATCTCGAACTCAAGTGTGAGCGTAGGATgtccatatatatattaagttatttCATGTATTTGATGAGTCTTTCAAAGATTACATTCTCATATCCATAtccaaatatgcatataatataAGTGTCAAATAAAGGTGCTTTgtgaaaaatgaagagtcggaGTACCAAAGAACATCTCCAAGGGGACCTTGAAGAGTTGGGAGTTTGGAGGTTTAACACTAGGTATGAGTATCAGATGGGTTAAAGTACATGGGAAGTCCCTGTATTATAGGGACTgaatcaaattagtccctctatcattaaatgaatcaaattaatccctataatATTAAAAGGAACCAAGCAAGTCCAAATTGGGAGGTCCAATGGTGGGACCTCTCGATACATTTACTATGTCAGAAGTGAGTTTTTGCTCAACACGAGCATGTTCAATTTTTCTAAGTCTTTTAATGTATTTGGAAGGTCTTTGGAGAATCATATCCCCATATCTATGCCTGATTTTGTATCGGACATGGATATGTCAAGCCAAATGAAGAATTGAAGCAACATAGGTCTAACCTGTGGGTCAAAAGCTTTAACAACTTCAGCAGGAAGGGGCTTAAACCCAAGCATCCAGCCTTCATATAAAATAACCTGAACTCAAATCACGTAAGTTATAGGCTACTTTTTGAGCAAATATAATCCAAGCACAACAGTACCAATCATTCCCCAGCTCTAGCTGAAGATTCTCTTACCGTTAACTGCCCTTCAACTTCTGGCCATACTGAAGGATCAGCTCTGTCACCCTTACCTCTATATGCAGACTGTAAAGAACAATAGTACTATAATGAGCAGAGTTCAACTAAAAACTTAAGtataaaacaagtaaaattgATAATATTGAGCTTACTTTATCATATCGGGGAAGCTTCATCCTCATGCCTGTATACAACTCAAACATAATCAATCACAAGGCGATAGATAAACAGCAAATCATGCTAAGGAAAAATGAgtgaagacaaaaaaaaaagaatacctTCTTTAGTCAACTTGGTTAGAGCTGTCAGTGTTTCAACAGAGAATGGAAGATCATGGCTCCCAGCATTTCCACGTAACTGCAATAAGACAATATTTCATTCTATGGAGACTACCAAAACAAATATCTATATTACTCAGATTTGAGTGTGTCAAAAGAAGTATGTGTCCAATATAGGTATATTATattctatgtttttttatgtatatgaAGGGTTCTTGAAAGGTGATATTTCCTTACCCATATTCAAAAGTGTCGGATACCGATgttaaactcaaataattcaaaaaaagaatgaaaaatcaAAGTACCATAGAAACAAATTATCCCAcatttaagtaaaagaaaagtCAATAGGCACCTCCAAAAGTGCATTTCCTGGGTTCTCTTCCCTCAGTTTGGCCTATCAACATAAACTGTGTCAGAAACTGTAAGAAAAACGGAGAAAAGTTAGCAAATGCCAAATACTCCACAATTATTACCTGACCCTCTGCTGTCAAATAGAAATCATCAATGGATAATGTTGCAGACTTCCTGAGGTTAAGGTGGATTGTCAGTAGTTTCAATTGTTTCCACTTTCACAGTTTATATTATAACTATGAGAAAAATGAGATAtgaatcaattttataaattaaattctattgCTCTTCTAGCTACCTGTTAGTGATCCTGAAAAGATAATCTAGAGCAAAGACAAGTGTCGTCTTTCCACAACCCTGTGGTGCACTGAAACCAATCTGCATCACAAAAAGTTGGTCAGTGCAACAAGATCCACCAAATAGTCAAGCTACATTACTCGGATTCGAATTTGATAGTCAGATATGGGTATGTATTAGATATGAGTATGACTAATTTTTCTAAGGTTTTCTTTCATGTATTTTGAGGATCCTTCGAGGATTACATCCAATGCCCAAGTCAAATATGCATCGGACATTGATATCTTCAGACATAAAAATAATGGACTCAGAGTTACATAGCACAAGCCCTCAGCTATGAAAACCTTTTACAATATCCTAATCCTAATGGAATGAAACCCAAAATAGTTCTGAATTTTGCAAAGGAAAATCGAACACGAATGCACACAACAATCATTTCAAGACCTTATACATACCACTAAGGGAGGAATCTCTTCCCCATCTTTAAACTTGGACCTGTGTTCTGATATCTGGTCTTCGCACCATAAAAAGACTGGTATGTAATAGTGATAAAACCTTGCTTTCTCAGGAACAGTAAGGTAAAGTTCATTAAGCTGAAACAACCGACAAAGCTTTGATCCATAAAACAACCACTTGTCAATGGATTCAGCCACCTTTTCAGCAGTCAGTCCCACTTTGTCCATAAGAGGACCAGAACATATGAATTCATAAAGGTCTTGTACAGAGGAAACTTCTGCAGGTTTTGCAGGAAAAACCGAATATATTGGACCCTCCCTTAATCCACTGCCACTACTACTAGCATCAAGATTCATGGTGTTATCTTGCAACCATGAGCTGCTACTGCCTgcatatataattcaaaaagAAGTGAAGATTAATTATGAACTAAACAGATAAGACATACAACAGCATTCAGTGTTGAGGGTATCAGGGGCCTCAGGATATTTGTATGTTCAATTGTTTAAAGTTTTTCTGTGTATTGTGAAGGTCCTTAGAAGATCATATTTCTGTACCTATATGGTGAGAAGCAAAATGAAGCACTGAACAACATCGAAGAAAACTCATTTCagcataaaaaaggaaaattccGAGAGCTCATAGGAATATTATACATCCAATGCGAATAATTAGAGTGTCTACTCAAAATTCCCAAAATTGATTAAGGAAAGAACAACCCCTTCCTTGATACCCCTTATTGGAAATTTCCAGTTCTAACCACcacaaaaataacaaagaaaacaatTAACAGTTCATGAAAAGTAAATCTAACAGCTAAAATGGACTAAGCAAATTGAGTTCTTTAGTGGATAATCAGGGAAATTCTATAAACAGAATAAAATATGTCTAGTTCACATTGTAATATAACATCAGTAGATTAGATTTTTGCTCCATTTTGTTTTCCTAATTCctcatatatcattattaaacaAACATTGAAAGACTAAATTCCTAACGAAAGCATCccaaattattttgaaaacattaaGAAACAAAAGCAGGTTTCAAAAGTTCCGTTTTCTTAATCTTATCCTCACTTTTCCAGCCCATTTCAACAAGTAGATAAAAACAGAACATAAACCATAAATAAACAACTATAATAAGAACAATTACACGTATAGAGAGATACCTGAAGTAGAGAAATGAGTAGCTGGGATAACTGATGTGGATTTTgcagaaagagaagagaaagcaAAACTAAGCAAAGAGGACTTCGCTTTATGAATGCTTTTAGTCTg includes the following:
- the LOC105777712 gene encoding D-glycerate 3-kinase, chloroplastic, which produces MPIAQPNRFAFGSFSSSSSSSTERETLKNMAALTTLTPCQATSHFNIRISHYYNQKQNQNQNVYINQTKSIHKAKSSLLSFAFSSLSAKSTSVIPATHFSTSGSSSSWLQDNTMNLDASSSGSGLREGPIYSVFPAKPAEVSSVQDLYEFICSGPLMDKVGLTAEKVAESIDKWLFYGSKLCRLFQLNELYLTVPEKARFYHYYIPVFLWCEDQISEHRSKFKDGEEIPPLVIGFSAPQGCGKTTLVFALDYLFRITNRKSATLSIDDFYLTAEGQAKLREENPGNALLELRGNAGSHDLPFSVETLTALTKLTKEGMRMKLPRYDKSAYRGKGDRADPSVWPEVEGQLTVILYEGWMLGFKPLPAEVVKAFDPQLETVNKNLEAYYDAWDKFIKAWIVIKIQDPSCVYRWRLQAEVAMREAGKPGMSDEEVEDFVSRYLPAYKAYLPTLYSEGPNGSDPNHLLVIEIDEGRNPILFE